A region of Hydrogenimonas cancrithermarum DNA encodes the following proteins:
- a CDS encoding WbqC family protein, with the protein MGKIVGMTQSNYIPWKGYFDYINSVDEFYFYDDVQYTKQDWRNRNLIKTPAGTEWLTVPVGSSRDRLICEVEIRDSLWQRSHWDKILFYYKNAPYFKMYREFFEEIFLGSRWTNLSDMNQTIIKRISRELLGITTKFGDSRPFNLTGKKAERYIPLLKEVGCTTFLSGPSAKNYLTEEMMAKEGIKLEWMNYEGYPEYHQLYPPFEHRVTILDLIFNEGPDMKKYMLSFKEKVEK; encoded by the coding sequence ATGGGCAAAATAGTCGGAATGACACAATCGAACTATATTCCGTGGAAAGGATATTTCGATTATATCAACAGCGTGGATGAGTTCTATTTTTATGATGACGTTCAGTATACCAAGCAGGATTGGCGAAATCGCAATCTCATCAAAACCCCCGCAGGTACGGAGTGGTTGACCGTTCCGGTCGGATCGAGCCGCGACAGGCTCATTTGTGAAGTGGAAATCAGAGACTCCCTTTGGCAGCGAAGCCATTGGGATAAAATACTTTTTTACTACAAAAACGCTCCCTACTTCAAGATGTACCGGGAATTTTTCGAAGAGATTTTTTTGGGAAGTAGATGGACCAACCTTTCGGATATGAACCAGACGATCATCAAGCGTATTTCAAGAGAGCTGTTGGGAATCACGACGAAGTTCGGCGACTCGAGACCCTTCAATCTGACAGGGAAAAAGGCGGAACGCTACATACCTTTGTTGAAAGAGGTTGGCTGCACCACGTTTCTCAGCGGGCCTTCCGCCAAAAATTACCTGACGGAAGAGATGATGGCGAAAGAGGGGATCAAACTCGAGTGGATGAATTACGAGGGATACCCGGAATATCATCAGCTCTACCCACCCTTCGAACACAGAGTCACGATACTCGACCTGATATTCAACGAAGGACCCGATATGAAGAAATATATGTTGAGTTTTAAAGAGAAGGTCGAAAAATGA
- a CDS encoding carbamoyltransferase C-terminal domain-containing protein encodes MRIIGTNFMGHDSALFFIDTQKREIFAMSTERVTRIKHDSKDVSLILEKYRFENVDYVCQGYGNFEEKVRSDLGAEKVAALIQKKAYCDLIQPKYIADLFPDAKTKYLAYLNAFIKHPMKTLKDLDRIKPDFKERFVEEHRGKSDREIVEGYMREVFESHGVSPKAIEFYDHHLSHAAGAYFFSPFAYAKRCISLTLDGWGDGYFGKAFIFDGNTYELIARSPIREVDHEGIDINPTHDLTSIGILYGNFTEALGLRRYSDEGKVEALAAFGKRDEKMYREMMDATIISADGMDYDPAAIKPYYDRKFLAAKVEEVGKENFSATIQSYLEDAVVEYLRLLGERYEDIDTLCLSGGVAANIIMNLNIYERTKFKKLYIFPPMGDEGVAVGAALLKALEIGEDISWVNEYYMPYFGNRLTKEEIEKSIELFSDRVETKYIGDEWYLEAAQSVAEKRIVAVVHGRMEFGPRALGNRSILANPTDPQIKDRINLTVKRRPKYQPFCPSILEEERERLFESSFPHKHMAIGFRVKKEYHDKIPSAIHVDGTARPQFVEEADNPNYYKLLKRVKELTGFGVVINTSFNLHGRTIVHTAEDALLDFIDCNIDELYIEGYRVKRR; translated from the coding sequence ATGAGAATCATCGGAACGAATTTCATGGGGCACGACAGTGCCCTGTTCTTCATCGATACACAGAAAAGAGAGATTTTCGCCATGAGTACGGAGCGTGTCACGCGTATCAAGCATGACAGCAAAGACGTCTCTCTCATACTCGAAAAATACCGTTTCGAAAATGTCGATTATGTCTGCCAGGGATACGGGAATTTCGAAGAGAAGGTCCGCAGCGATCTTGGGGCGGAAAAAGTGGCGGCACTCATCCAGAAAAAGGCATACTGCGACCTGATACAGCCAAAATATATCGCCGATCTTTTTCCCGATGCCAAAACCAAGTATTTGGCCTATTTGAACGCCTTCATCAAGCATCCAATGAAGACGTTGAAAGATCTCGACAGGATCAAGCCCGATTTCAAAGAGCGGTTCGTCGAGGAGCACCGGGGAAAATCGGACCGTGAAATCGTGGAGGGGTATATGCGCGAAGTCTTCGAATCGCACGGTGTCTCTCCCAAGGCGATAGAGTTTTACGATCATCACCTTTCCCACGCTGCAGGGGCCTACTTCTTTTCACCGTTTGCCTATGCAAAAAGGTGCATCAGCCTCACGCTCGACGGTTGGGGCGACGGATATTTCGGAAAAGCCTTTATTTTCGATGGAAATACGTATGAACTCATCGCGCGATCGCCGATCCGGGAGGTGGACCACGAGGGAATCGATATCAACCCCACACACGATTTGACCTCTATCGGCATTCTGTACGGCAACTTCACCGAAGCACTGGGGCTCCGGCGTTACAGTGACGAGGGAAAAGTGGAGGCGCTGGCGGCTTTTGGAAAAAGAGATGAGAAGATGTACCGCGAGATGATGGACGCCACCATCATCTCCGCGGATGGAATGGATTACGATCCGGCCGCCATCAAGCCTTACTATGACAGGAAGTTTTTGGCGGCCAAAGTGGAAGAGGTCGGCAAAGAGAACTTTTCGGCGACGATCCAGAGCTATCTCGAAGATGCCGTCGTCGAATACCTGCGGCTCCTTGGAGAGAGGTACGAAGATATCGATACACTCTGCCTCTCAGGCGGTGTGGCTGCCAACATTATCATGAATCTGAACATTTACGAGAGAACGAAATTCAAAAAGCTCTATATCTTTCCCCCGATGGGCGATGAAGGCGTCGCCGTGGGTGCGGCGCTTCTCAAGGCGCTCGAAATAGGAGAGGATATCAGTTGGGTGAACGAATACTATATGCCATATTTCGGGAACCGGCTGACGAAAGAGGAGATCGAGAAGAGTATAGAGCTCTTTTCGGACAGGGTGGAAACGAAATATATCGGTGACGAGTGGTATCTCGAAGCGGCACAGTCGGTGGCGGAGAAAAGAATCGTCGCTGTCGTACATGGAAGAATGGAGTTCGGCCCGAGGGCTCTTGGAAACCGCTCTATCCTTGCTAACCCCACCGACCCGCAGATCAAAGACAGAATCAATCTCACCGTGAAACGCCGCCCGAAATATCAGCCCTTTTGCCCTTCCATTCTGGAAGAGGAGCGTGAAAGGCTTTTCGAAAGCAGTTTTCCTCATAAACACATGGCCATCGGTTTTCGTGTCAAAAAGGAGTACCACGACAAAATACCTTCGGCCATTCATGTCGACGGTACGGCCCGTCCCCAGTTCGTCGAAGAGGCCGACAACCCCAACTATTACAAGCTTTTGAAAAGAGTGAAAGAGTTGACGGGATTTGGTGTGGTGATCAATACCTCTTTCAACCTACATGGAAGGACCATCGTCCATACGGCCGAAGACGCGCTTTTGGACTTCATCGACTGCAATATCGATGAGCTCTATATCGAAGGGTATCGGGTCAAACGCCGCTAG
- a CDS encoding glycosyltransferase family 2 protein has translation MTLSIIVPCYNEEEVLPETVVRLSELLQALIDKKKVDEKSRICFVDDGSKDATWKMIERYSTEQPNICGIKLSRNYGHQNALIAGLFNTDSDIAITIDADLQDDISVIERMIDEYYRGNEIVYGVRKKRDTDTWFKRMTAESFYKLMQLLGVNVVYNHADFRLMSRNVIEHLKEFKEVNLFLRAMIPLIGFKQTSIYYDRSERMAGETKYPLKKMLAFAWEGITSFSIVPLRFITFVGFVIFFFSILMSLWILGIKLFTDSAVPGWASTVLPIYLIGGIQVFSVGIVGEYIGKIYMETKSRPRFIIERTLD, from the coding sequence ATGACACTTTCCATAATCGTTCCGTGTTACAACGAAGAGGAGGTACTGCCTGAAACGGTGGTTAGATTGAGCGAACTTCTGCAGGCGTTGATCGATAAGAAAAAAGTTGATGAGAAAAGTAGAATATGTTTTGTCGACGATGGAAGCAAAGATGCAACTTGGAAAATGATCGAACGTTATTCAACGGAGCAACCCAATATATGCGGTATAAAACTTTCCAGAAATTATGGCCACCAAAACGCTTTGATCGCCGGCTTGTTCAATACGGACAGTGATATTGCAATAACAATCGATGCGGACCTGCAAGACGATATAAGTGTTATCGAACGAATGATCGATGAATATTACCGCGGTAACGAAATCGTATATGGCGTGAGAAAAAAACGTGATACCGACACATGGTTTAAACGAATGACGGCGGAAAGTTTCTACAAATTGATGCAGCTACTTGGCGTGAATGTGGTTTACAACCATGCAGATTTTAGATTGATGAGTCGAAACGTGATAGAGCATCTCAAAGAGTTCAAAGAGGTGAATCTTTTTTTGCGTGCAATGATTCCGTTGATAGGGTTTAAACAGACATCCATCTATTATGATCGTTCCGAAAGGATGGCGGGAGAGACAAAATACCCACTGAAAAAAATGCTCGCTTTCGCTTGGGAGGGTATTACCTCTTTCTCTATTGTACCGTTACGGTTTATCACATTTGTAGGATTTGTCATTTTCTTTTTTTCGATTTTAATGAGTCTCTGGATTCTGGGGATCAAACTCTTTACCGACTCTGCCGTACCAGGCTGGGCGTCAACGGTTTTACCCATTTATCTCATAGGAGGTATTCAAGTGTTTTCCGTGGGTATCGTTGGAGAATACATCGGTAAAATCTATATGGAAACGAAATCCAGGCCTCGATTTATTATTGAAAGGACGCTGGATTGA
- a CDS encoding DUF6044 family protein encodes MPLSKYTEQYKYHGIAISIILLYVAPIFILGENSYFRIGDNLDSNVVWYKLLIDSHAIFASPNTIIPTIMGGLPRISFGSEFDFLLWLNKWFGPIYGYALNQLFMRLTAYIGMYLLLKRYLLEGWNVERYYIYIISSGVSLTFSLLPFWPSGGLSVAGLPLVTYLFLNILNDKDKWYDWLILCLIPFYTSFVLVYFFYLMLASFAWVYMVMKYKKFYTKFLVAISLMTIIYLIVNYRLVTGMLLPSDFVSHRQEMSIAKAMHFHMQSLQDYLNAVFEYIINGHHAHIATFHKYVIGFSLALALMLSSIARDKKSLKILSFYLVLIVIFSFIFKLWYFPPFDQVKTSVPILKQFNMGRIVWINPLLWYIVFAFSLLFIIKYVKYKKLIPFILMTFITTQSIYLFSKSDFWQVYRSGQPTFKQFYDTELFDRVKNILNKHTKRYKVACLGFYPAIAQYNGIATIGGYSPNYPLQYKHSFRKIIEKTLNNNPEMKRQFDYWGSYCYLQVTSLKNTFMGNRPKNIVIDASELNFKQMKKLGAKYILSTYELKHNQNLKFMAKVESPNKFWTIYIYKIL; translated from the coding sequence ATGCCACTTTCAAAATATACGGAGCAATATAAATATCATGGTATTGCCATATCGATTATTCTACTCTATGTTGCGCCAATATTTATTTTGGGAGAAAATTCATATTTCCGTATCGGTGACAACCTCGACTCAAATGTCGTATGGTACAAATTACTCATTGACTCCCATGCAATTTTTGCTTCCCCAAATACCATCATCCCAACCATCATGGGTGGGCTTCCAAGAATATCTTTTGGGAGTGAATTCGATTTTCTACTATGGCTGAACAAATGGTTTGGACCGATATACGGTTATGCTCTCAATCAATTGTTCATGCGGCTGACTGCGTACATTGGCATGTACCTGTTATTAAAACGATATCTTTTGGAGGGTTGGAATGTTGAGAGATATTATATCTACATCATATCTTCCGGCGTTTCTTTGACCTTTTCACTTTTACCTTTCTGGCCCTCCGGAGGGCTATCCGTAGCTGGTTTACCATTGGTAACATATCTCTTCTTAAATATTCTGAACGATAAAGACAAATGGTACGATTGGCTAATTTTATGTTTGATACCTTTTTACACGTCCTTCGTGCTCGTCTATTTTTTCTATTTAATGCTCGCTTCTTTTGCCTGGGTCTATATGGTAATGAAATATAAAAAATTTTATACGAAATTTTTAGTTGCCATCAGCTTGATGACGATAATATATTTGATTGTAAATTATAGATTGGTCACAGGTATGCTACTTCCAAGTGACTTTGTTTCGCATAGACAGGAAATGTCGATTGCCAAAGCCATGCATTTTCATATGCAAAGTTTACAGGACTATCTTAATGCCGTTTTTGAGTATATCATCAATGGTCACCATGCCCATATTGCGACTTTCCATAAATATGTTATTGGGTTCTCTCTCGCACTTGCATTGATGTTGAGTTCTATCGCGAGAGATAAAAAATCATTGAAAATCCTTTCTTTCTATCTGGTTCTCATCGTCATATTCAGTTTCATTTTTAAACTCTGGTATTTCCCTCCATTCGATCAAGTCAAAACATCTGTCCCCATCTTAAAACAGTTTAATATGGGCCGAATCGTATGGATCAACCCATTGCTATGGTACATTGTTTTTGCCTTTTCATTACTTTTTATTATAAAATATGTTAAATACAAAAAATTGATTCCTTTCATTTTAATGACCTTTATTACAACGCAATCTATATATCTTTTTTCAAAAAGTGATTTTTGGCAGGTATATCGATCTGGTCAGCCTACTTTTAAACAATTTTACGATACCGAATTGTTTGATAGAGTTAAAAATATTCTAAATAAACACACTAAAAGGTATAAAGTTGCCTGTTTGGGATTTTATCCTGCAATAGCACAATATAATGGAATCGCTACAATAGGAGGTTATAGTCCAAACTATCCTTTACAATACAAACACTCTTTTAGAAAAATTATAGAAAAAACTTTAAACAATAATCCCGAAATGAAAAGACAATTCGATTACTGGGGAAGTTACTGTTATTTGCAAGTGACTTCTTTAAAAAACACATTCATGGGAAACAGACCCAAAAATATTGTTATAGATGCTTCGGAACTCAATTTCAAACAGATGAAAAAATTAGGTGCTAAATATATATTGTCCACTTACGAATTGAAACATAACCAAAATTTGAAATTTATGGCAAAAGTTGAGAGCCCCAACAAGTTCTGGACAATATATATTTATAAAATTCTTTGA
- the rffA gene encoding dTDP-4-amino-4,6-dideoxygalactose transaminase, producing the protein MKIFIPFNEPPMTGNEERYILEALRNKKLCGDGPFTQKCHGWFEEKLGCAKALLTPSCTHALEMAAILIDIQPGDEVIMPSYTFVSTANAFVLRGAKIVFVDIRPDTMNIDETLIEAAITPKTKAIVPVHYAGVGCEMDTIMEIANRHGLFVIEDAAQGMMSTYKGKPLGTIGHLGTYSFHETKNYTSGGEGGLLIVNDERFAERAEIIREKGTNRSQFFRGMVDKYSWVDLGSSYLPSELQAAYLWGQLEKAENINEKRIAIWHRYNENLQHLEQSGHITLPTIPDGCIHNAHMFYIKVKNLKERTKLLKFLKEKNISAVFHYVPLHSSRAGMIFGHFHGQDIYTTKESECIVRLPLYYSIKAGEVDFVIDKVHDFF; encoded by the coding sequence GTGAAAATATTCATTCCCTTCAACGAGCCCCCCATGACCGGTAACGAAGAGCGATACATCCTCGAAGCGTTACGAAACAAAAAACTCTGTGGAGACGGGCCGTTCACGCAAAAATGCCATGGCTGGTTCGAAGAAAAACTCGGCTGTGCCAAAGCGTTGTTGACACCCTCGTGCACCCACGCACTCGAAATGGCCGCCATCCTCATCGACATTCAACCCGGTGACGAAGTGATCATGCCGAGCTACACGTTCGTCTCCACCGCGAACGCGTTCGTTTTACGCGGCGCGAAAATCGTCTTCGTCGACATCCGGCCCGATACGATGAACATCGACGAAACATTGATAGAAGCGGCCATCACACCGAAAACCAAAGCGATCGTTCCGGTGCACTACGCCGGGGTGGGATGCGAAATGGATACGATCATGGAGATCGCGAACCGACATGGGCTCTTCGTCATCGAAGACGCCGCACAGGGGATGATGAGCACGTACAAAGGCAAACCGCTGGGCACCATCGGCCATCTCGGAACCTACAGCTTCCACGAAACGAAAAACTACACGAGCGGAGGCGAAGGCGGCCTTCTCATCGTCAACGACGAACGTTTCGCGGAACGCGCGGAGATCATCCGTGAAAAGGGGACCAACCGAAGCCAGTTTTTCCGAGGGATGGTCGACAAGTACAGCTGGGTCGATCTCGGCAGCAGCTACCTGCCGAGCGAATTGCAGGCGGCTTATCTCTGGGGACAGCTCGAAAAAGCCGAAAATATCAATGAAAAAAGAATTGCTATTTGGCATAGATATAACGAAAATCTCCAGCATCTTGAACAATCAGGGCATATAACGCTCCCCACCATTCCAGATGGTTGCATTCATAATGCCCATATGTTTTACATAAAAGTCAAGAACCTGAAAGAACGTACAAAATTGTTAAAGTTTCTGAAAGAGAAAAATATCTCAGCCGTGTTCCATTATGTCCCTTTGCATAGCAGTAGAGCAGGAATGATATTCGGCCATTTCCATGGTCAAGACATCTATACGACCAAAGAAAGCGAATGTATCGTCAGGCTTCCTCTTTATTATTCAATTAAAGCGGGAGAAGTCGATTTCGTTATTGATAAGGTTCATGATTTCTTTTAA
- a CDS encoding GNAT family N-acetyltransferase — translation MDMLKKLEWESGFFHTECAQFYPRHKSGEYYDDAAFNAYDWVQGKCYITDEVSKSIFGEYKFVFEDTRVIFGKEIEKKPVVMKEERFSIDISTPDDIDVLQRIAIEGLVEHSRLPVLVGEAETGRFYAKWVEKAVYGSFDDICFSLKAERSPIGFITLKYSENGNAKIGLISIQRGHQGKKLGKALIQHAENFLYGKNYRHLSVITEGRNIQAQQFYIKYGFNIDNIECWYYRRRFK, via the coding sequence ATGGATATGCTTAAAAAACTGGAGTGGGAAAGCGGTTTTTTCCATACGGAATGCGCGCAGTTCTATCCACGACACAAAAGTGGTGAGTATTACGACGATGCCGCATTCAACGCATACGACTGGGTACAGGGCAAATGTTACATCACCGACGAAGTGAGCAAATCGATCTTCGGAGAATACAAATTCGTTTTCGAAGACACCAGGGTGATTTTCGGAAAAGAGATCGAAAAAAAACCCGTCGTCATGAAAGAGGAAAGGTTTTCCATCGATATCTCCACGCCAGACGATATCGACGTCCTACAGCGAATCGCCATCGAAGGGCTGGTCGAGCATAGCCGCCTGCCGGTTCTGGTCGGAGAGGCCGAAACCGGCAGGTTTTATGCGAAATGGGTGGAGAAAGCGGTGTATGGAAGCTTCGACGACATCTGTTTCTCACTGAAAGCCGAACGTTCCCCCATCGGTTTCATCACGTTGAAATATTCCGAAAACGGAAATGCGAAAATCGGACTTATCTCCATCCAGAGAGGACATCAGGGGAAAAAACTCGGAAAAGCGTTGATCCAGCATGCCGAAAACTTTCTGTACGGCAAAAACTACCGCCATTTGAGCGTCATCACCGAAGGAAGAAACATTCAAGCCCAACAATTTTACATCAAATACGGCTTCAACATCGACAACATCGAGTGCTGGTATTACCGCAGGAGATTCAAGTGA
- a CDS encoding lysylphosphatidylglycerol synthase transmembrane domain-containing protein, with product MKKSDRMSDGIEAVASADEKVETSGARRLFLLIAKIVVSFTLLAYLVTKLDFTSLAKLHGDVVWYILVSSIVMLAALGFMTVRWRFVLMLIEAKNYSLRMLYEFYLIGSFFNIFIPGAIGGDAMRLYYVSKAYHLSKAKSLLAVFIERVAGLFALGLILMFSLLFNETIRSRLDFGFTLIAVSTLGMLMALVIAKYFIQKKMTIGYKDMAVVLLLSGLGQFGDIVISYIFVQYFNLDITILNLMSIMPLVYVATVVPVSLGGVGVREGVMTAGMALYGVDVSDAVMVSFLLYLVKIVIGLAGWFLYIRSGKKEKENGYA from the coding sequence ATGAAAAAGAGTGATAGAATGAGCGACGGTATCGAAGCGGTGGCTTCCGCCGACGAAAAAGTCGAAACCTCCGGAGCCAGGCGACTTTTCCTGCTTATCGCCAAAATCGTCGTTTCCTTCACGCTGCTCGCCTACCTCGTCACGAAGCTCGACTTCACCTCCTTGGCAAAACTCCATGGCGATGTCGTCTGGTACATTCTGGTATCTTCCATCGTCATGCTCGCCGCCCTGGGCTTCATGACGGTGCGCTGGAGATTCGTTCTGATGCTGATCGAAGCGAAAAACTACTCTTTACGGATGCTTTACGAGTTCTATCTCATCGGCTCTTTTTTCAACATTTTCATCCCGGGAGCCATCGGTGGCGACGCGATGCGGCTCTACTACGTGAGCAAAGCCTACCATCTGAGCAAAGCGAAATCCCTGCTCGCGGTTTTCATCGAACGGGTGGCGGGGCTCTTCGCTCTCGGACTCATTCTCATGTTCTCCCTGCTTTTCAACGAAACGATCCGTAGCCGACTCGATTTCGGGTTCACCCTGATCGCCGTTTCGACACTTGGGATGTTGATGGCACTGGTCATCGCGAAATATTTCATACAGAAAAAAATGACGATCGGCTACAAAGATATGGCGGTCGTTCTTCTTCTGTCGGGTCTGGGGCAGTTCGGCGATATCGTCATCAGCTATATTTTTGTACAATATTTCAACCTCGATATCACGATTCTGAACCTGATGTCGATCATGCCGCTCGTCTATGTGGCTACCGTCGTTCCCGTTTCGCTCGGCGGTGTGGGTGTGCGTGAAGGGGTCATGACGGCCGGTATGGCACTCTACGGTGTCGATGTCTCCGATGCCGTCATGGTCTCTTTTTTATTGTATCTCGTTAAAATCGTCATCGGCCTGGCCGGCTGGTTCCTCTACATCAGATCGGGGAAAAAAGAGAAAGAGAATGGATATGCTTAA
- a CDS encoding glycosyltransferase family 2 protein, with translation MPTKRPHISIVTPVYGCARALPELYQRLVKTLTPITENFDIIMVNDQSPDEAWDVILQLSAKDSRVKGINLSRNFGQHRAITAGLDYADGDWVVVMDCDLQDQPEEIVKLYNKAQEGYDVVFGRRATRKDSFFKKFSSKLYHRIFEFVSGMKTDESTANFSIISHNVVKYFRKMREQNRGYAPFIDWLGFKRADIDIEHAPRAYGKSSYSLRKLIALAIDSIVAHSNKPLRLSIEFGFLMTFFSLAYAIWLIIRYFAFGVPVAGWTSVMVSIYLIGGLLFANMGILGLYIGKIFNETKQRPIYVVAETTFEDEKE, from the coding sequence ATGCCGACTAAACGACCCCACATTTCCATCGTGACACCGGTTTACGGATGTGCCCGAGCGCTGCCGGAACTATACCAGCGGCTTGTCAAAACATTGACTCCGATAACGGAAAATTTCGATATCATCATGGTCAACGACCAGAGTCCCGACGAAGCCTGGGATGTCATCTTGCAGCTATCGGCCAAAGATTCTCGTGTCAAGGGCATCAACCTTTCCAGAAATTTCGGCCAGCACCGGGCCATCACGGCAGGACTCGACTATGCCGATGGCGACTGGGTGGTCGTCATGGACTGCGACCTGCAGGACCAGCCCGAAGAGATCGTCAAACTTTACAACAAAGCGCAGGAGGGCTACGATGTCGTTTTTGGACGACGAGCCACTAGAAAAGACTCCTTTTTCAAAAAGTTCTCTTCGAAACTCTATCACAGGATATTCGAGTTTGTAAGTGGTATGAAAACCGATGAGTCGACGGCCAACTTCAGTATCATTTCCCACAACGTTGTCAAATATTTTCGCAAAATGCGTGAACAGAACCGAGGCTATGCCCCTTTTATCGACTGGTTGGGATTCAAACGTGCCGACATCGACATCGAACATGCGCCAAGAGCATACGGAAAAAGTTCCTATTCTCTAAGAAAGCTCATTGCGTTAGCCATCGATTCCATCGTCGCCCACTCCAACAAACCTCTGAGACTTTCTATCGAATTTGGTTTTCTGATGACCTTTTTCAGCCTTGCATACGCCATCTGGCTGATTATCCGCTATTTCGCCTTTGGTGTGCCCGTAGCCGGCTGGACCAGCGTGATGGTCTCCATCTATCTGATAGGCGGTCTCCTTTTCGCCAACATGGGAATACTTGGGCTCTATATCGGCAAAATATTCAACGAAACGAAACAAAGGCCCATCTACGTCGTGGCCGAAACCACTTTCGAAGATGAAAAAGAGTGA